In Hahella sp. KA22, one genomic interval encodes:
- a CDS encoding cupredoxin domain-containing protein, which yields MSILVNLLGLGAIAFVIYWFWLWRPQNAARSAGGAIEITVADGVYSPNHIEIPAGESVTLRFLRKDPSPCAAMVIFDGLNISEELPVGHAKDIRIQTQEKGVYKFNCQMNMYQGSLKVV from the coding sequence ATGAGTATTCTAGTCAATCTGCTCGGCCTGGGGGCCATTGCTTTCGTGATCTACTGGTTCTGGCTGTGGCGGCCGCAAAACGCGGCGCGCAGCGCCGGCGGCGCCATTGAAATCACGGTCGCGGACGGCGTCTACAGCCCCAATCATATAGAGATACCCGCCGGGGAAAGCGTCACGCTGCGCTTCCTGCGCAAAGACCCCAGCCCCTGCGCCGCCATGGTGATTTTCGACGGCCTGAATATCAGCGAGGAGCTGCCGGTCGGGCACGCCAAGGACATCCGCATCCAAACGCAGGAAAAAGGCGTCTATAAATTTAATTGTCAGATGAATATGTACCAGGGATCGCTGAAAGTTGTCTGA
- a CDS encoding DUF411 domain-containing protein produces the protein MISNIAALPRRLSGVLLALSAGFAGAQQATAEEMTVYKSPTCGCCKVWVDHVKAAGFDVTVHETRDVSPVKQQAGLAPQLASCHTAFVNGYLIEGHVPAADIQRLLQEKPDALGLSVPGMPAGENVPGMEVPGVKAKFDVLLVSKDGGAVPYSHYE, from the coding sequence ATGATCTCAAACATAGCCGCCTTGCCGCGCCGCCTGAGCGGCGTCCTGCTGGCGCTGAGCGCTGGATTCGCCGGCGCGCAACAGGCCACAGCGGAAGAAATGACGGTATACAAGTCGCCGACCTGCGGGTGTTGCAAGGTATGGGTCGATCACGTCAAAGCCGCTGGCTTCGATGTCACTGTGCATGAAACCCGTGATGTGTCGCCAGTGAAACAACAGGCGGGGCTGGCGCCGCAGCTCGCCTCCTGTCATACCGCGTTCGTCAACGGCTATCTGATCGAGGGCCATGTGCCGGCGGCGGACATTCAGCGCTTATTGCAGGAAAAGCCCGACGCCTTAGGCCTCAGCGTTCCAGGGATGCCAGCCGGGGAAAACGTACCCGGCATGGAGGTTCCCGGCGTTAAAGCCAAGTTTGACGTATTGCTGGTGAGCAAAGACGGCGGCGCCGTCCCTTACAGTCACTACGAATAA